AGGGCGCAGAAAACCAGCTCAAACCGGTTTTCTTGGCAGCGAGCGGGGACAAAGAGCAGAGCTTCCGACCTGCGGGCGGCTGTACGGGAGGCTCCAGGCAGGAAGATCCCGGCTGCCGTTATTATCATATAAGGGAAAATATGGCCCAGCACCTCCCCCGATCCCATTCCCGGTCCCCTACCGAAGTGATCAACCCAGTTCATTCCTCGGACCGCTACCGGCAACCGCAGGACCTCCATATCGTACAGGTTCTCCAGTTCCTTGATAAGCTGCTGTCCGTTCATCTGCAGCCGCTCCACCCGGCTCTGCACTGCGGGGACGCACAGGGCTCAGCCACAGCTCCGGGcccagccctctcctctcctctcccctcccgcCCCACCACGGCCTACCCTCACGGTCGAAATCCTTCAGGAAAGCCGCCAGCTTCCTATCGCGGGCGCTCGACCCATTCTTCTTCTGTGCGGAAGGCATGGCGGCGGGACCGGGACTGGGATCGGGAAGAGGCTAGATCCGAGTCGGAGCCGGAAGCGTTGCCGTTCGCCGCGCTTTCAAACTCAACCGCCACGGCAGACCTGCCAATCAGCGCTCAGAGCTCCGCGACCAATCATGCTCGGCAGGGCACAACCAATCAGCGCTCTGTGCAGAGCGGCGTAGTGACGCGAGGCTGGGAAGCACTTCCGGTTCGGTGGTCGCCatggcggcggcagcggcggcggcagcagcccTACGGGAGTGGGCGGCGGCAGTAACGCGGCTGGACGCGGCCTGGCGGGAGGCGCTGGCCGCCTGCGCGCCGCTGTTGGGCTCGCTGGCCGGCCTGGCGGCGCAGATGCGGGCGGCACAGCGGCTGCCGTGGGGCGGCTCGCCGCTGGAGGCTTTCGATGACCTGCAGGATCGGCTGTGGCGGAAGCAGCGCGGCGCGGCCGAGgcgctgctggagcagctcggTGCCCGGCGGTGAGGCGGCGGTAGTGGTGGGGGCAGCGGTGGCGGAGGTGACGGGCCGCAGCCGCTCAGTCCGTTTTGCCGTGCAGGGCGGAGCTGCGGGCCGTGCGGGACGCCGTGGGGGCCGCTGGAGCTGGTGTGCTGCGGCTGTACGAGGAGCGGGCGGCGGAACTGGGGCTGGAGGCGGCCTTGCGGCGCGGGCCGCGCTGCCCCTCGCTGGCGGATGtgctggaggggctgcaggaCGTGGAGCGCTACTACCGACACCTGTATCCTTCCACGGTGGGGCTCTGCGGGCAGCGCTGAAGGGAGTGGGGATtgttctgtttgctttccttaCCGAGCACAAAGGTACCTTGAGAGCAAACTTTTTCTCCTCCGCATCAGCTGTGACAGCCTAGTGGATATGGAGGCCCTCCCACAGTCGTGGGAGAAGATTTTGGAGTGCTACAAGGGAGACGTCGTTCAAGGTAGGTCCACTTagagcagagccacagggcCTTatcctcagctctgtgctgag
The Indicator indicator isolate 239-I01 chromosome 33, UM_Iind_1.1, whole genome shotgun sequence DNA segment above includes these coding regions:
- the C33H1orf109 gene encoding ribosome biogenesis protein C1orf109 homolog, whose protein sequence is MAAAAAAAAALREWAAAVTRLDAAWREALAACAPLLGSLAGLAAQMRAAQRLPWGGSPLEAFDDLQDRLWRKQRGAAEALLEQLGARRAELRAVRDAVGAAGAGVLRLYEERAAELGLEAALRRGPRCPSLADVLEGLQDVERYYRHLYLESKLFLLRISCDSLVDMEALPQSWEKILECYKGDVVQDTLLKVSLFVDNHRELYCSPGS